TCGTAGGCGAAATCATCCTCGGGCGGAGGCGCCTCGGAGCGGCTCTGCCTTCCGCCTTCCCCTCTGGGGGAGAGAAACTGAACCGTCCTCCCGACAATTTCGGTCGTGTATCTTTTGTTGCCTTCCCTGTCATCCCACGATCGGGTCCTGATTGAACCTTCCACGTAAACCGAGCTTCCCTTGGAAAGGTACTCGCCGCATACCTCCGCCGTCCTGCCGAACGTCACTACCCTGTGCCATTCGGTCTGTTCCTGGGAATTTCCGTCCCTGTCCTTGCGTTTTTCCGTTGTGGCAACCGAAAAAGTAGTAATCGCCATTCCGTCAGGCGTATATCTTACTTCGGGGTCCCTTCCCAGATTGCCGAGTATTATAGCCTTGTTAACCGCTGCCATGATTCTTGGTCACCGCCGTTTTTGGATTCCGTGGAATTCTACATGAATATCCGTCGGATTTAAATACAACTTCGGGAAAAGGGTCACACCCAGATTATAAAATCAGGAAAAAGATTCCACATGGGCAACAGGCTAAAAAATCGGTTCGGTACCCCGGTTGAGAATATCAAGATACTCTTCGTAAACAAAGATTTTACGGCGGTCCTTGCCCGTAATCTCTTTTACAATCCCCAGGAATTCAAGACTCAGCAGGCAGCGAAGCACAGTGGGCAGCGAAACTCCGCAAAACTCTTTGATCCCGGTCGTATTACTGACGGGGAAGCGCTTGAGGCAATCATGTATCTTTAAGACCCCGGGAGTCGACCTGCCGGACACCTCAATGCGAGTCTTATCCCTTTCGAACAGGTCCTTAACAGCCTTCGCCGTTTCCATTGCCTGACCAGCTGTCTCAACCACACCTTCCAGAAAAAACTCAATCCATGCCTCCCAATCTCCCGTTTCTCTCACGGATTGCAGGTGATCGTAGTAAGCCCGACGGTTGACTTTGAAATAGAGACTCAGATAAAGAAGAGGTTCCTTGAGAATTCCATGAGCGCCGAGAATGAGAGTTATGAGCAATCGACCAACACGTCCGTTTCCGTCAAGAAACGGATGGATAGTCTCAAACTGCACATGGACCAACGCCGCCTTGACGAGCACGGGTAATCTCACCGTGTCGTCATGAAGAAAATTCTCAAGGCTTCCGAGGCACTCCATCAATTTCTCGGGAGGAGGCGGAACAAAACGCGCGTTTCCAGGCCTTGAACCCCCTATCCAGTTCTGCGAAGTGCGAAACTCGCCGGGACGCACATGGCCATCCCACGCGCTATCCATAAGCTTGGCATGAATTTCACGAATAAGGCGCAAGGAGAGCGGAAGTCCCTCCATGCGGTCAATACCGTATTTCATGGCAGAGACATAACGTGAGACCGAGGCGACATCTTCTCCCATGGGAACACCAGGAGCCTTTGCGGTCTCAAACAACAGCAAATCAGATAGAGAAGACTGCGTCCCTTCAATCTGCGAAGAAAGCACGGCCTCCTTACGAATATACATATAGAGAAGAAGTGACGTGTCAGGCAAAACCGCACTCATTCCGTCAAGCCGTCCCAGCGCCGCATTTGCCTGATCAAGCAAAGGGTAGAGTTCTCTCATGTCAAGAGGCGGTTCAGGTGGCAGAGGCTTGGGAATATAGGAATCATAATGCTCTCCCGCTACAACTGAACTTCTGAGATATGTGCCAATGCGCTTTTTCTTCTCCATGAAAAACTCTTAACTAACGTAATTCATGATTTATGTTAGTTAAATCAAAATAACTAACACAGATGGAATTTACAAGAGAACAACTGACATAAATGGAATTTTATGTTAGTTAGATTCAAACAACGGACACAAATAAAAGTTTGAAGTAGGAATCAAGATGCATGAAAAACTCCCGATATTATCTCACATCGTGAGACACGCCGAAGTTTTCTTGAAGAATTCATTAAGTATTCTCCCCGTAAGTCCCCATATTATGTGATTGCGGTAAGCAAACACGTAATCATCTATTATCTTCCCATCACGTCTTCTTTCCCTTACATCCCTGTTTTCTGGGTTAACCAAGTGGGAAACCGGGACGCAGAAAAATTCTGATACCTCATAATTGGGAACAAACCCCACTTCGTCATTTATCATCGCTACAAAAGGCTTTACCGCATACTGTCTGACAGAAGGAGTGTAGGGACGCACGAAATCCATTTCCCCGAGAATCTCTGCTTCCTTCCCGGCGTCAAAACCAAGCTCCTCTCCAGCCTCCCTGCAAGCCGTATCAACAAGAGTCGCGTCACTTTGCTTTTTCTTTCCCCCCGGAAAGGCCACGTGACCTGAAAAAGCGTCATCCCTGTATTCGGTTCTTCTTATAAACCATATTCCATAATTTCCGCCCCGCTCGCAGAGCATAACCAGCACGGCAGCTACCAAGAATTCCCCACCTGGATCAAGGAGGGTCCCCGGAGGATCCAAGACCTTTCTTATTTCTTCTCGAATGTCCATCGCGTCCATCAAGAAAAGAGAACTATCAACCGTTAAGCTTCACCCTTTCCCCATTTTAGGGTACGCTATCCCTCGCCTGAATGAAAACGGCATTTTCATAAAAAGGGGCCTAGGTTTGGAGATAAAAAAATATTATCAATTCAGCGAAAACAAGCCCCCCGATCGAATCTCTGTTCACCCGGACAATCTGAAGTTTGGACCTCCAATTCGCGCAACATAGCCATCGACAGATTGAATGTTCCATTCTTTTCGCTAGGCTACCTTCAGGCGTTTTATCTTTCCGGAGGCCGAAACCCCGAAGTGCGAGAGACGTAAGAATGATCTGTTCAATACTGGAGACCACCCGTAATCATCTGCCGCTTGCCGTCTTTTGCGGCCTGGTCCTGCTTGCGGCGGGCTGTGGCGGTAACGACAGTGACCCCGGGCCAATTGACGCCGCTTGCGCGGATATGGGCAGCGTGATCAATGATCTGGCGTCCGACCCGAGAAATGTCGTTTACGGCTTTTATACCGATTTTGAGCCGATGAGCTACGCGGATACTCAGGACCGCAGCGACCCGGCGTTTCATCGTCCGCTTGGCTACGAGCCTTCCTTAATTGAAGCGGTCGACGAATTAAGCGGGGAATGGCTTCAGTTCAGGCCCATCGGTATCGGTGAAGAGTTCTCCGGCATCTGGCTGCTAAGCGCCGCCGACCCCCACAACCCTTTCGACATGGTTGGAGGCGGGATTACAGTCTTGCCGGACCGACGCTATGCTCAGGGCGACCGCGAGAGGGAAAAACCCCTGATTACTTTCGGCGATGGCCACGTGAAGATATTTCAATCATTGCTGGTGCGCAACGAATCCAGCATTAACAGCCACGACGACCTCGTCAGCTCCCACACCGTCGGCCTGCTGAAGGGCACGACCGGAGAGAGCCGCCTGCTGCAGCTTGCCGAAATCGCCGATGCCCGAGGCTACCTGCGGCCAGGTACGATCATCACGCTTGAGGACGACACAACACTGACGACGGAGGAACAGAGCCACAGGATTACAGCTTCCGAGTCAACGACAACGCCGGGCATTGAAACCCGCAAGCGCTTGGTAGGGCCCGGCGACGACATCCCCGAGATTCAATACTTCTCCTCCGAGAACGAGCAGATTGAGGCGGTAACCGACGCTGTGGTGGACGCCGTCGCCCGGGGCGAAGTCGGCAACCAGCACGCGGCCGACAATTCCAACGGAGAATTGCGGGTTACGGCCGTTGAGCGGGACAATTCCGAGGACATTGCTTTCAGCTATCCCCATACGCCGGAAGGCGACAGTTTGCGCGGGATAATGGACAAGCTGATAAACTGCCTTACGGACGGCGGCAGTATAGGCTTTGCGCAGTGGCATCAGAATCCGCGGATTTTTCTTGAGAGGGCGGAGCGTAACGCTCCGTGAATCGATATCTTCTCACGCCGGTTATCCGGAGAGTCCAGGAAATACAGAAAAAACCGAGCATTCGATAATAAAGGGACTCCACCGTTTCCTTGAAGACAGCATTTTGCGTCTCGACCGCTTAAGTTGGCAATTCCCGAAGAAACTACGGATCGAGGGTCACTATAACGCTTCCGTAATCGTCCACTTCACAGGCGGTATCGGGAGGGATAAAAGCAGTGGCGGTTCTCTCGTAAAGAACGCAGGGACCTGCAAGTTGAAAACCCGGCCGTAGTCCTTCCCTTTCGCAGCATCCGGCCTTAATGCTCTTGCCCTCAAAAATCACATCCTTTGTAAAGAACCGGGGCTCCGCCTCCACAGCAGAAACGGGAAGAATATCTATTTTTCGCTCCGGCATATAGGCCCTGAGTCTCAGGGTCACGATCTCGACGACGGAAGATTCCTTCCTGTATCCGTAAACTCTCTCATGCTCGCGGTGAAAATCCGAAGCTATGGAATCACTATAGGAAACAGTCAGTTCATGGGATTGCCTTCGGTACCTCGCATCGACACGCTTTTCGAACCTTAGGTCCTCTCTTTCGAGGTCTTCGCGCGCGAGCTTTTCGAGATCCGCGAATTTTCGGTCCGTCTCCACAAGATGGTCCTCATCCGCTGAGGAGAAAAACGTGATTCCGTAATCCTTGAAAGAGTCGGCAAGAAGCATCCCGTAGGCGGAGAGAGCACCGGGATTTCGGGGAAACACGACCTCTCGTATACCAAGGGAGCGGGCAAGCTCGCAGGCATGAAGACCTCCCGCGCCGCCGAATGAAACAAGCGAAAATTCTCTCGGATCGTAGCCTCTACCGACCGATATCACGCGGAGGGCCTTTTCCATGTTTGAATTTGAAATCCTGATTACGGATTCGGCGACTTCCTCCGCGGCATGATCCGGGGCGAGAGAGCGAATCGCTTCAAATGACCTTTCGGGGTATATATTCATCTCGCCACCCAGAAACCAGCCGGGGTCCATTCTCCCGAGAACTATATTGGCGTCTGTTACGGTCGGCAGAACGCCTTTCCCGTAACACGCGGGGCCGGGATCAGCGCCGGCGCTTCGCGGGCCGACCTTAAGAATGCCCCCGTCGGCAATGTAAGCGACTGAACCGCCTCCGGCCCCTATGGTCGAGATGTTTATCATCGGCACCTTAAGCGCAACGCCTCCCAGGGTGTTCTCGGTCGTAAAGCTTATTTTGCCGTCGCAAAGGGATATGTCTGTCGAAGTTCCACCCATGTCGTAGGTAATAATTTTCTCTCTCCCGGAGAGCGCACATATCTCAAACGCCCCGACCACCCCCCCGGCGGGACCGGAAAGAACTATTTTTGCAGGTTCTTCGGCCGCTTGCTCAGCAGATATAACCCCACCGTTTGACTGCATGATGGAAAGAGATTTTTCCCCGAGGGTACGGGAGAGCGAACGCATGTACTTGTTCACTTTTGGAATCAGATAGGAATTAAGAACCGTCGTCGAAGTTCTCTCATACTCCCTGAATTCCGCGACAAGCTCAGAGGAGAGGGTAATCGGGATACCGAGTTCGGAAAGCACGGCCGCAACCCTGCGTTCATTCTCGGGGTTTGCATACGAATGGAGAAAACAAACCGCTATCGCCTCAATACCGAGAGAAGATATCTCCTCCTTTATTTTCTCCACTTCTGCTTCATCCGGACAGACAAGCACACAACCGCGATAATCCGTTCTCTCGGAAACCCCGAACCTGAGTTCCGGTGACACAAGAGGGACGGCCGGACTCCATAGCAGATCATACAGTTTCTCCCTGTTCTGCCGCCTGATCTCGATTACGTCTTCGAAACCCCTTGTGGTAATAAGACAGGTCTTTGCCCCTTCCCGTTCCAAAAGAGCATTCGTGGCCACGGTGGTTCCGTGAATGATTTCCGATATATGGGAGAACTCAACGGGATGGGTTTTAAGCCCGTTCAGTACTGCTATCGAAGGATCGCGGGGAGTGGAAGGAACCTTGTTTACCGATATTTCCTTTCCATCGAAGAAAACAAAATCGGTGAAAGTTCCTCCCGCGTCTATGCCTACCGAGAGCATGAAAAGATGGTTACCTCGCCGTGCGCGGGTTAAAACCGCACGGGGCTACGTGCGCAATCAGTAATTATCTCTATCCTTGGGATATATGACGTTTACCTTTCCTTCAGCTATCTCTCTTAACGCCGAAACAACATGTTTGTTGTCATCGTTCTCAGACGCCACCACGGTAGCTCCCTTGGATATCTGGCCTGCTCTTTTCATCGCTGCGATGGAGAGAGCAAACCTGTTTTCAACTTTCTCTAAGCAGTCTTCAATTGTAATTCTGGCCATGGATTGTTACCTTCCTTAATCAGTACCTAACCTGAATATTATACCCTATATCATTCGACTCTTCACGGTAATGTCAATTAATCCCGCCTTGATACTTTCCCTGACCAAAATGCTCTAGCCTAATTACCAACAGGAACAAGTTCACGATTTCCCACTCCGGGAAGCACACCAAGGGCCTTTCCACTTGAAGTTAGTTCCCTGAATTCCGGATGCTTGACTGTATCCACATATATCCACCGCGACTTGGCCCTTTTCGGAGTAAAACTGACAATCATATAACCGCGATCCTTTGTGTTTGAGTAGACAAGACCGTTGACCAGCACTTCCAGATCCCGGGCAAATTCCTCGGCCTGCTCCGGTTCAAGTTTCAGATAAGTCTCAAGACCCCCCGAGGACACAGACGCGGTGGCGAACTCGACGCCCACCTGATTACCTGCCGCATCCTTGAGATTGCTTGCCCACCCGTTATGCGTATCCCCGGCAAGCACTATCAAGTTCCTATCCCTTCCGTAAGCCGCGCCTAACACCGCTTCGCGTTCTGCAGGGTAACCGTCCCAGGCATCAAGATTATAGGGAAGCACAGTGTTTACACGGTCCCGCTCATCCTTAGTCACGGAAGGATCTTCTCGCAACACCCGCTCCTTAATCCCGGTCAGTTCATCAATAAGATCCGCGACCTGCGGTGTGCGATCGCCCAGATGGGGAATTATTTCAGCCGGAACGTTCATTCTGCCCATAAGCACCTGCTGACCCAGAACCTGCCAAGCGGCGGTTGAGTCAGCAAGCTCCCCCTGAAGCCAGACAAGCTGATCCCGACCGAGCAGGGTTCGTTCGGGAGAACCAATGTCCTCACGAAAACTCCGGGCGTTGAAACCGGTATCCGGGTCAAGATAATCCTTGTAACTAAGCTGTTTTTCCCGTCCGGCAAGGCGGGTATCGAGCATTAAAAGTTCAACTAGGTTCCCGAAAGAAAAACTGCGGTAGACCCGCCCGGAATCATTCTCTTTTACGGGGCGAACCGGCATCCACTCGTAATAGGCCCGAAGCGCAGCCTCTTTGCGCGCATCGAAGCTCCCTTCGTCTTCGTTGTGGTTTTGGGCACCCCCCACATAAGCGTCGTTTGCAACCTCGTGATCATCCCAGACGGCGATGAACGGATGTGTGGCATGAAGGGCCTGAAGCTGCGGATCAGTTCTGTATAGGGCGTAGCGCCTTCGGTAATCGTCAAGCGTCAGGATTTCCTTATCGCTGTATTCCGGAAAGTCCCTTCCGGCTCCTTGGGAATTATCGTTCCCGGAATCCGGCGCCTTGCCGTACTCGTAGATATAATCGCCGAGGTGTACCACGGCATCGATGTCAGCCGTTTCCGCCGCGTGGCCGTAAACGTTAAAGTAACCGCCATGAGAAGTAGGATAGTTTGCGCATGAAAACACCGCCAGCCTGACCGAATCCACATCGCCTCTGGGCAAGGTCTTGGTACGGCCGATAACGGATGCGGTCTCACCTGAGCGAAAACGGTAGTAATAAGCCGTTCCTGCCGAAAGGCCCTCGACATCAACCTTGACGGTGTAATCGCTCTTGGCCGTAGTGCTCTTAACAGAACTGTAAACAAGGCTTTCGAATTTCTCATCCGAAGCAACCTCGACCCTCACCCTGACTTTTCTCTGGGATTCCTGCGGAGTGACTCTCGTCCAGAGAATAATCCTGTCATCCAGAGGGTCGCCGCTTGCGACACCATGTTCAAAACTCACACGTCCCGAATCGCCGTAGAGCACGAGACCAATAGCGAAAAGCAGAAGGGCGAAAAGCAGAACCCCTGAACCATGAACAAGCTGTTTTCTCAAAAACACAGATGCAATTCCTCCCCGCGAACAGCAGTCTTACAGTTATACACCCGAAATCAACAGCAATTCAGAAAAAAGCTTCGGGGGGAGAGAACAGCCGATCCGAAGCCTCAATATGCCGGTTTCCCCGCCCTGTCAGTTCTTTGACAACGGAAGCTTTGCAATTATTATCTTGACGTACTTCAAACGGAATGAAAACCCGATGGATTAGGAAAGGGGATTATATGAAACTAGAAGAACTCAAGTTCAACGACGAAGGCCTTTTGCCCGTAATAGTGCAGGACAGTTCAAGCGGGCGGGTGCTCATGCTCGCATATGCGAACAAAGAGGCTCTCGAGATGACCGTCAAGACCGGAAGGACCCACTTCTGGAGCAGATCAAGAAAAAAGATCTGGAACAAAGGGGAAGAATCAGGCCATTTTCAGGACGTAAAGGAAATCTTCGTTGACTGCGACTGCGATACGGTGCTAATAACCGTGGAGCAGACCGGAGCAGCCTGCCACACCGGAAAGCCGACATGTTTTTACAGATCCGGGGACATGGAAGAAAAAGCTGCCCCCGTGTTCGAGAAAGCTTCACTCAGAAAGGTGTTTTCCGTAATAGAAGACAGGAAGCAGAACCCCAAGGAAGGCTCTTATGTGAGCGGCCTTATTAAGGGCGGAGTTGACAGGATACTTAAAAAAATCGGAGAGGAGGCCGGCGAAGTAGTAATAGCCGCGAAAAATGAGGATAAAGACGAACTCGTCTACGAACTTACCGATCTGTGGTTCCATTCCATGGTGCTTCTCTGCGAAGCGGGTCTTTCGCCTCAGGACATATCGGATGAACTTGAGAGAAGGTTCGGCAGGCGCAAAGAAGAGTACGCGCAGAAGAAGTAGCACACAGAAGCGCTGGAAGGCTGGACAGGACCCTACTGCCTTTTTCCCTTGGGAGGTCTGTGCTTTTTAGGCCTGTCCTTTTCCTCTATGTAATCTCCTATGTAAGTTCTGTTTCTAACCGAAGGCGGCAGGTTCGAGAGATCGGGCTTCGGCATATTGGTTGAGAGGTCCTTGGTAAAAGCAAAAGTCGAGATAACTTTCTCCACTTTCTTTTTCTCCCCGCAGTAGCACTTTACGTTTTTCTCGTCCCCCTCTTCGTATATAAGCTCGGAAAACCTGTAGTTTCGCATGTTGAAAAGCGCAAGCAGGGCTCCGTCCTTAAGGTAAAAGTCGTTGAATATGGAATCTTTTCCCCTTCTTCCGTGCTTCGCGACTATTTCTTCGCGCTCAAGGTCGATAACTTCTATGGCGTTTATGTTGTCATATTTCTCGACAAGGTTTTTTACGGTCTCCGTGTCTCGTTTTCTCTCAAGAGCCTTCAGTGATTTCTCAACGTTGCGTCTGCACTTGATGCATTCAAATTCATAGAGGGGCATTTGCGTCTCCTATCTGTTGAAATACTGGTTCAGGTGATCCTGCCCTACCCAGTCGCTCGCTATTTCTTCATCCTTTTGCTGTTTGTATTCAAGATGCCATCTAAGCTCATCCCCGGGACCCGGAGCTCTTTTATTCTTGTCGTCGAATATGGCCTTGAAAGTGGAAAAGACCCTTCTCACTGTCTCGGAATCGTCGCAGAGAGGGCATTTGACTTCATCCTGGTCGTCATCTCCGTACACAAGGTGATCGAAGCGGAAGTCCTTGAGCTCAAGGTAAAGGACCTTTCCGTTATCTAGCTTGTAACGAAACCTCCTCGCGCCGCGTACGCCCCTTTCCCCCAGTTCGAAAAACAGTTTTCCGCTCTTGTCGCTTGTGACTTCAACATAACAGAAGTTGCGGTTCTGCTTGAAAATCTTCTTTGCGTTTGTCTTGGTAAGCTTGGCGACCAGACTGTCTATGTCCGTATTGTAACTCTCCATGCAACTGTCGCACTCATATTCGTATAACGGCACCTTACGCCTCCGGAAAAACTTTTAATTCGGAAGATTATAAACAATATAATCTGAGTTTAAAGCCCGAAAACGCCGAAGCGGAAGAAACACCGCTGAAAGAGAGCCGATTATGGTTCATAATGTAGGAGAATGAAAAAAGCCGGAAATCCGAAAACGCCCCGCGGGCAAAACGGAAAAAACTATCTCCCCGCGAGTAAAAATCTGGATTTCGTTGCCGTCGATGTCGAGACCGCGAATTCAAACGTTTCAAGCATCTGCCAAGTGGGAATCGCGGTGGTAAGATCAGCGGAGATCAAAGAGGTATGGACGCAGCTTGTTGATCCGCATGACTTTTTTGATCCGTACAATATCGCCATACACGGCATAGACCAGAAGATGGTAAGTGGCTGCCCGCGGTTTGAAGAATTGTACGGCAAGATCGCGCGACACTTGGGAGAAATCGTCGTAAGCCATACATTCTTTGACCGCCGAGCAATCTCAAAAGCATTTGAAGAATGTGGAAAATCTCTTCGTTACGGAACCTGGATTGACAGTGCGCAGGTAGCGCGACGCGCCTGGCCGGATAAATACGCCCTTAGGGGTTACAATCTCGAGAATATTGCCCGGGACCTCGGGATTCATTTTCGCCACCACGACGCCGGAGAAGACGCAAGAGTCGCAGCGGAAATCGTTCTGAGGGCGTACGCGGACACCACACTCGGAACAAGCAAGCAGTGAGGAACCGGCCCGTACGCCATATATGCGTGTTATACTTGGTAGCGTGATGAAGGCAATGGTTCTAAGAGGTACATACGACCTGCTCAATAACGATACTCCTCTTGAACTGCTCGAGATTCCCACACCGAAACCCGCTGAAGAAGAAGTGCTAATACGCATTTTAGCCTGCGGGGTCTGTCACACCGACATGGACGAGGCAGAAGGAAGGGTGATCCCCCCGTCTCTTCCGATTGTTCCAGGACATCAAGTCGTGGGGGTGGTCGAAGAACACGGCTCGGGCGTAAGAAGTTTCGACGCAGGCGATATGGTCGGAGTTGCGTGGATAGGAGGAGTCTGCGGAAAATGCTCCTATTGTAGCAGCGGACGGGAAAACCTCTGCCATGATTTCATCGCCACCGGCAGGGACAGAAACGGAGGTTTTGCCGAATTCATGGTCGCGGACGCAGACTTCGTTCACCGCATACCGCAGGGAATGGACCCAGTGAAGACGGCCCCTCTCCTGTGTGCCGGAGCGATAGGTTACCGTTGCGCCAGACTTTCCGGAATAACAGACGGCGACGCCGTAGGGCTTATGGGATTCGGAGCTTCAGCTCATCTGGTCATACAGCTACTTCGTCACTCATATCCACTATGCGAGGTGTTCGTATTCGCAAGAGGAGAAAGGGAAAGGCTGTTCGCCATGGAACTTGGAGCATCCTGGTCAGGCGGAATTGAAGAGCGCTCCCCCAGGCAGCTTTCAGCCATCATTGACACCACTCCGGCATGGACGCCCGTTTTGCGCTCGCTTGAGAATCTTGTCCCCGGGGGAAAACTGGTTGTAAACGCCATAAGCAAGGAGAACTCCGACATAAGTTCTTTGCTGAGTCTCGATTACCAGTCGCATCTCTGGCTTGAGAAAGAGATAAAAAGCGTAGCGAATGTCACAAGGGAAGATGTTGCCGGCTTTCTCTCGGCCGCGTCCACTCTGGGAATAGAGACTGAAGTCACCGAGTACGGACTTGAAGAGGCAAACGCGGCACTTCTGGAAATGAAAAAGGGAGGAGGAAAGGGAGCCAGGGTCCTAAGGATAGCAGACCGGTAAATTTTTTGGTGACTCGTCTCTAAAAAAGTAATCAGTCCGCATCTTTAAGCCATCTCGCCAGCGCTTTGTCCGGGTCGGTTATCTCTTCTACAGAACCATACAAGTAAGCCTCCCAGCCCTTTTCAGGCATGCCGGCAAACAGCATCAGGTTGAGCGGATAGACCTCGCTGTCGGTGCAGCTGCGGAAGTCATCCCGGAACAGAAACACGGGTTTTCCCCAAGCAATAGCCATTCCCAGTTCCACCATAACTCCTTCGTCCGGCGGACATCCATTGACAACCGCGAACAACCCGTCGGCCTCACGCACGTCCCTGAGGTCCGACTGTCCAACCTGATAGGCCCAGCCGGCAACCGCCTTATCAACCTGATTGTTCCGGGAAAACGGCTCCCATACCTCGGCTCCCATTGATTCCAGAACCTCAACAAGAACCGCCAGAGGCCCTTCGCGCTGCTGCGCGGAAAAGCCGTAGGAGTTAGCCAGATACAGGGTTTTTTGTTTCTTCATAGTGCTTCTGCGTGAGAATCAGAACGATTCAGGTCTCATGCGGTGGTCGGACAGAAACGCTTCAAACGTCAGCAACTATTCTCCTCTCCGTCCGTTCCAGACCCACGGCGCCCTATCTTTTCAAGTCTCTCACGAAGTTCCACGCTGTCAAGCGAGTCAAACGGAAGGGCCAGAAACGCAGCGATACGCTCTTTGAGCAAGTCGTAGGCTCTTTCAAAAGCTTTTAGCTGCTCAGTTTCAGTTCCCTCAACGCCCGCGGGGTCCGCAAGACCCCAGTGAGCCGTAACCGGCCTGCCCGGCCACACGGGACAAGGTTCTTTCGCCGCGTTGTCACACACTGTAAAGACAAAATCCATCGAAGGAACGCCCTCCACCTCGAATTCATCCCAAGACTTGGAGCGCAGGTTCTCAATGGAGTGTCCCTTGCCAAGCAGGAGATCAAGAGCATGGGGGTGAACTTCTCCCCGAGGATGACTGCCCGCACTGTAGCCGACAAATCTTCCGTCGCTATTGTGATTCAAAAGAGATTCAGCAATGATCGAACGGGCCGAATTGCCCGTGCAGAGAAACAGCACCCTG
This sequence is a window from Candidatus Dadabacteria bacterium. Protein-coding genes within it:
- a CDS encoding single-stranded DNA-binding protein, with product MAAVNKAIILGNLGRDPEVRYTPDGMAITTFSVATTEKRKDRDGNSQEQTEWHRVVTFGRTAEVCGEYLSKGSSVYVEGSIRTRSWDDREGNKRYTTEIVGRTVQFLSPRGEGGRQSRSEAPPPEDDFAYEEGTGMTDDDVPF
- a CDS encoding Fic family protein: MEKKKRIGTYLRSSVVAGEHYDSYIPKPLPPEPPLDMRELYPLLDQANAALGRLDGMSAVLPDTSLLLYMYIRKEAVLSSQIEGTQSSLSDLLLFETAKAPGVPMGEDVASVSRYVSAMKYGIDRMEGLPLSLRLIREIHAKLMDSAWDGHVRPGEFRTSQNWIGGSRPGNARFVPPPPEKLMECLGSLENFLHDDTVRLPVLVKAALVHVQFETIHPFLDGNGRVGRLLITLILGAHGILKEPLLYLSLYFKVNRRAYYDHLQSVRETGDWEAWIEFFLEGVVETAGQAMETAKAVKDLFERDKTRIEVSGRSTPGVLKIHDCLKRFPVSNTTGIKEFCGVSLPTVLRCLLSLEFLGIVKEITGKDRRKIFVYEEYLDILNRGTEPIF
- a CDS encoding CoA pyrophosphatase, with the translated sequence MDIREEIRKVLDPPGTLLDPGGEFLVAAVLVMLCERGGNYGIWFIRRTEYRDDAFSGHVAFPGGKKKQSDATLVDTACREAGEELGFDAGKEAEILGEMDFVRPYTPSVRQYAVKPFVAMINDEVGFVPNYEVSEFFCVPVSHLVNPENRDVRERRRDGKIIDDYVFAYRNHIIWGLTGRILNEFFKKTSACLTM
- a CDS encoding transporter substrate-binding domain-containing protein translates to MDLQFAQHSHRQIECSILFARLPSGVLSFRRPKPRSARDVRMICSILETTRNHLPLAVFCGLVLLAAGCGGNDSDPGPIDAACADMGSVINDLASDPRNVVYGFYTDFEPMSYADTQDRSDPAFHRPLGYEPSLIEAVDELSGEWLQFRPIGIGEEFSGIWLLSAADPHNPFDMVGGGITVLPDRRYAQGDREREKPLITFGDGHVKIFQSLLVRNESSINSHDDLVSSHTVGLLKGTTGESRLLQLAEIADARGYLRPGTIITLEDDTTLTTEEQSHRITASESTTTPGIETRKRLVGPGDDIPEIQYFSSENEQIEAVTDAVVDAVARGEVGNQHAADNSNGELRVTAVERDNSEDIAFSYPHTPEGDSLRGIMDKLINCLTDGGSIGFAQWHQNPRIFLERAERNAP
- a CDS encoding hydantoinase/oxoprolinase family protein; this translates as MLSVGIDAGGTFTDFVFFDGKEISVNKVPSTPRDPSIAVLNGLKTHPVEFSHISEIIHGTTVATNALLEREGAKTCLITTRGFEDVIEIRRQNREKLYDLLWSPAVPLVSPELRFGVSERTDYRGCVLVCPDEAEVEKIKEEISSLGIEAIAVCFLHSYANPENERRVAAVLSELGIPITLSSELVAEFREYERTSTTVLNSYLIPKVNKYMRSLSRTLGEKSLSIMQSNGGVISAEQAAEEPAKIVLSGPAGGVVGAFEICALSGREKIITYDMGGTSTDISLCDGKISFTTENTLGGVALKVPMINISTIGAGGGSVAYIADGGILKVGPRSAGADPGPACYGKGVLPTVTDANIVLGRMDPGWFLGGEMNIYPERSFEAIRSLAPDHAAEEVAESVIRISNSNMEKALRVISVGRGYDPREFSLVSFGGAGGLHACELARSLGIREVVFPRNPGALSAYGMLLADSFKDYGITFFSSADEDHLVETDRKFADLEKLAREDLEREDLRFEKRVDARYRRQSHELTVSYSDSIASDFHREHERVYGYRKESSVVEIVTLRLRAYMPERKIDILPVSAVEAEPRFFTKDVIFEGKSIKAGCCEREGLRPGFQLAGPCVLYERTATAFIPPDTACEVDDYGSVIVTLDP
- the rpoZ gene encoding DNA-directed RNA polymerase subunit omega, whose translation is MARITIEDCLEKVENRFALSIAAMKRAGQISKGATVVASENDDNKHVVSALREIAEGKVNVIYPKDRDNY
- a CDS encoding alkaline phosphatase D family protein gives rise to the protein MRKQLVHGSGVLLFALLLFAIGLVLYGDSGRVSFEHGVASGDPLDDRIILWTRVTPQESQRKVRVRVEVASDEKFESLVYSSVKSTTAKSDYTVKVDVEGLSAGTAYYYRFRSGETASVIGRTKTLPRGDVDSVRLAVFSCANYPTSHGGYFNVYGHAAETADIDAVVHLGDYIYEYGKAPDSGNDNSQGAGRDFPEYSDKEILTLDDYRRRYALYRTDPQLQALHATHPFIAVWDDHEVANDAYVGGAQNHNEDEGSFDARKEAALRAYYEWMPVRPVKENDSGRVYRSFSFGNLVELLMLDTRLAGREKQLSYKDYLDPDTGFNARSFREDIGSPERTLLGRDQLVWLQGELADSTAAWQVLGQQVLMGRMNVPAEIIPHLGDRTPQVADLIDELTGIKERVLREDPSVTKDERDRVNTVLPYNLDAWDGYPAEREAVLGAAYGRDRNLIVLAGDTHNGWASNLKDAAGNQVGVEFATASVSSGGLETYLKLEPEQAEEFARDLEVLVNGLVYSNTKDRGYMIVSFTPKRAKSRWIYVDTVKHPEFRELTSSGKALGVLPGVGNRELVPVGN